From one Chitinivibrionia bacterium genomic stretch:
- the rnc gene encoding ribonuclease III has protein sequence MKQGNFFEKINNVILSYTQKKYSVDIVGGDLAKNIGELQKALGYNFRNIGLLFHALTHKSAIVPEKDNAALGSNERLELLGDSILAFLLIEELYIRYPKYTEGEISKIKSLIVSRKIIGEIAESMNIMDAMILGKSYEKLKSVKTDVSSNALEALIAAIYLDSGIDSVRKVLKDKLFPQIEMLVECEDNINYKAIVLEYAQKNKISDVKYDIISQSGPDHCKIFTVEIEIDGKKYGTASGNSKKCAGQLAAKIAAEKLGLLDNV, from the coding sequence ATGAAGCAGGGTAATTTTTTTGAGAAGATAAATAATGTAATTTTAAGTTATACTCAAAAAAAATACTCTGTAGATATTGTCGGCGGCGATTTAGCCAAAAACATAGGCGAACTTCAAAAGGCGCTCGGCTATAATTTCAGAAACATCGGTCTGCTTTTTCACGCGCTTACTCACAAATCGGCTATTGTGCCCGAAAAGGATAATGCCGCGCTCGGCTCAAACGAACGCTTGGAACTTTTGGGCGATTCAATACTTGCTTTTCTGCTTATTGAAGAATTGTATATCCGTTATCCCAAATACACCGAAGGGGAAATCAGCAAAATAAAGTCGCTTATTGTCAGCCGAAAAATTATCGGAGAAATCGCAGAGAGTATGAACATTATGGACGCGATGATTTTGGGTAAAAGCTACGAAAAACTAAAAAGTGTAAAAACAGACGTTTCTTCAAACGCTTTAGAAGCGCTTATTGCGGCAATTTATCTGGATAGCGGAATAGACAGCGTGCGTAAAGTTTTGAAAGATAAACTTTTTCCGCAGATAGAAATGCTTGTAGAGTGCGAAGATAACATAAATTACAAAGCAATTGTTTTAGAATACGCTCAGAAAAACAAAATTTCAGACGTAAAATACGACATAATTTCACAAAGCGGTCCCGACCACTGCAAAATATTCACCGTAGAAATAGAAATCGACGGAAAAAAATACGGAACTGCAAGCGGTAATTCTAAAAAATGCGCAGGTCAACTGGCGGCAAAAATCGCCGCCGAGAAATTAGGCTTACTGGATAATGTGTGA
- a CDS encoding hemolysin family protein has protein sequence MEPPSLPLFYLITAAVFNCIYISLLSSTKIVLGQVENYKNKVVDNRILHIIKNVEEILENRMKFAMVVSFAKSVAVALLGILFYLIAEAIFPQPQYLWKRLLGCTITTAIIAGFMCYSIPRAFAIKYASPLLAPIYIFYNINRIILTVSLVVPAMYLVLNSLLKAMNYEEKYSFLTSKELNKLNEPSDSETCLEKEGKDMINNIFEFSETCAKEIMVPRIDVVAISIKATLKETLDQMSEKGHSRIPVYEDTIDSVVGILNVKDLVKWVSKAETLSNENWSLRQVIREPYYIPASKSLTNLMEDMKKKRCHIAIVVDEYGGTAGIVTMEDIIEEIVGDIEDEHDEEASSVQKIDERTFLVDPHIELDDLEQKIHTRFDYDDGKDYNTLGGLFYHEHGSVPKQGTELVFKGISLIISKMDAQRIEEIKIVLPENGDNSEIDNHLKADK, from the coding sequence TTGGAGCCACCGAGTTTGCCTCTATTTTATTTAATAACTGCTGCGGTTTTTAACTGCATTTACATTTCTCTTCTATCTTCGACCAAAATCGTTTTGGGGCAAGTAGAAAATTACAAAAACAAAGTTGTTGATAATCGCATTTTGCACATTATCAAAAATGTCGAGGAAATCCTCGAAAACCGAATGAAATTTGCAATGGTTGTATCGTTCGCAAAGTCGGTAGCGGTCGCACTTTTGGGAATTTTATTTTACCTCATTGCAGAGGCGATATTTCCGCAACCCCAATATCTTTGGAAGAGACTTTTAGGCTGTACGATAACAACAGCGATTATTGCAGGATTTATGTGCTACTCAATTCCGCGCGCATTTGCAATTAAATACGCAAGTCCCCTGCTTGCGCCGATTTACATTTTCTACAACATAAACCGAATAATCTTAACAGTCTCATTAGTGGTGCCTGCTATGTATTTGGTGTTGAATTCATTACTTAAAGCGATGAATTACGAAGAAAAATACAGCTTTTTAACCTCAAAAGAATTAAATAAGCTAAATGAGCCTTCCGACTCCGAAACCTGTTTGGAAAAAGAAGGAAAAGATATGATAAACAATATCTTTGAATTCAGCGAAACCTGCGCAAAAGAGATTATGGTGCCGCGAATTGACGTTGTAGCGATTTCGATAAAAGCCACCCTCAAAGAAACGCTCGACCAAATGAGCGAAAAAGGACATTCGCGCATACCCGTGTACGAAGATACTATCGACTCTGTCGTCGGAATTCTGAATGTAAAAGACCTTGTGAAATGGGTTTCCAAAGCCGAAACTCTGAGCAATGAAAACTGGTCGCTTCGTCAAGTTATAAGAGAGCCGTATTACATTCCCGCAAGCAAGTCGCTGACTAATCTGATGGAAGATATGAAGAAAAAACGTTGCCACATTGCCATAGTTGTGGACGAATACGGCGGAACGGCGGGAATTGTCACAATGGAAGACATTATCGAGGAAATAGTCGGCGACATAGAAGACGAACACGACGAAGAAGCGTCATCGGTACAAAAGATTGACGAGCGGACATTTTTAGTTGACCCGCACATAGAACTTGACGATTTGGAGCAAAAAATTCATACGCGTTTCGACTATGACGACGGCAAAGACTACAACACCTTGGGCGGACTTTTTTATCACGAACACGGAAGCGTGCCTAAACAGGGAACAGAGCTTGTGTTTAAAGGTATTTCATTGATAATTTCAAAAATGGACGCTCAGAGAATTGAAGAGATTAAGATAGTTCTGCCCGAAAATGGCGACAATTCCGAAATTGATAATCATCTAAAAGCAGATAAATGA